Proteins found in one Amphiura filiformis chromosome 14, Afil_fr2py, whole genome shotgun sequence genomic segment:
- the LOC140169516 gene encoding uncharacterized protein — protein MVLKSSEHPVAVNKLEMCVADVRAWAITNKLMLNDAKTEIVHFHSQHRKASSLPPLCIGDANIKASDSAKDLGVVLDSTLLLKQHVRNICRAASFGIHKIGKIRKYLDRPATERLIHAFVTLRLDCNNSLLHGLPAAQIASLQRVQNAAARLVTLTRRREHITPILRQLHWLPIQDRICFKILLTAYKVRHGIAPKYICELLSDYTPAVNLRSSSQLLFRPGPRTKTKYGDRAFAVAAPRLWNNIPKTIRGASSVGSFKSKLKTFLFK, from the coding sequence ATGGTCCTGAAATCATCTGAACATCCTGTGGCTGTCAATAAACTTGAAATGTGTGTCGCCGATGTAAGAGCTTGGGCTATCACCAACAAGCTTATGTTGAACGATGCGAAGACTGAAATTGTGCATTTTCATTCTCAACACAGAAAAGCTTCTTCTCTTCCTCCACTATGTATTGGTGATGCCAATATCAAAGCATCTGATTCTGCCAAAGATCTTGGAGTTGTGTTAGACAGTACATTACTTCTGAAGCAACACGTCCGTAACATCTGCCGTGCTGCTTCCTTCGGTATTCACAAAATTGGAAAGATACGTAAATATCTTGATCGACCTGCCACTGAGCGTTTAATCCATGCATTCGTCACGTTAAGACTGGACTGTAACAATAGTTTGTTGCATGGTCTTCCAGCTGCTCAGATTGCATCATTGCAACGTGTGCAGAACGCGGCAGCAAGACTTGTGACTTTGACTAGACGTCGAGAGCACATAACACCAATACTTCGCCAGCTTCATTGGCTTCCGATCCAGGATCGCATTTGCTTCAAGATCCTACTCACCGCTTACAAAGTTCGCCATGGTATTGCACCCAAGTACATTTGTGAACTATTATCGGACTATACTCCGGCAGTAAATCTTCGCAGTTCTTCGCAGCTCCTCTTCAGGCCCGGGCCTCGCACCAAGACCAAGTACGGTGATCGGGCCTTCGCCGTCGCAGCACCCCGATTGTGGAACAATATCCCAAAGACAATCCGGGGTGCTTCATCGGTTGGCAGTTTTAAAtctaaattgaaaacatttttgttcaaataa